The genomic region GTATCAATTTTATTATGCCAACTCTTATAACAATATTTTCAGCACATATCCTGATTCTCTGCCTGGTTTGGCAGTCATATCCAAATTTCAGTTCAtgttaaacatattttgaaagacAGTCCTGACCATTTCCTTTGcctgaagaaagggaaacaacTTTTTTCCACTTTATTGTAATACCTGGAAATACCTTCACAAATAGATCAAtacctatttattttcctttttgtctgaATTTCATGGGTTTTTGGGGGGGTAAGCTAATGAACCATCTTTAAAGGATCAtcattcaaatttttttcttaaaaaaattgatatgtATTCATTGCGAAGCATACACCATTATGGCAATCCAGTTTTTTAGCAGAGTAAAATCAATTACATCTATTTcctgtccatcttttttttaaagtaatctagTCATTAAGTGATGCATATTGTCAAAATCACTGATAAATCATATGGAATACAGAATCAAGAAATTAATGTCTATGAGGTCAATTGATTCTCAAAAACAATATCAAAGCTGTTCAATAGAGAAAGACTAGTCTTCTCTACAAATAATActgaaacaactggatatccatatcaaaaaaaccaactttttttCTATACAACAATTAACATGAAATGGATTATAAACCTAAACGAAAtatctaaattataaaattgcGAGAAGAAACCAGAACAGTTTTTGTGACCTTATAATTATGCAAACGTTTCTTAGAAAGGACCAAAAAGCATAaactaagagaaataaatgacaaattagacttcatttcaatttaaaaatatgttgttctggggcgcctgggtggctcagtcggttaagcctctgccttcggctcaggtcatgatcccagggtcctgggatcgagccccgcatcgggctccctgctcagtggggagcctgcttctccctctgcctctgcccctcccccgctcatgctctctctctctttctgtatctctctgtctcaaatgaaaaaaaaattaaaaaaaaaaaaaataaataaaaaaataaaaatatgttgttcTTTCAAAGGTGCTATTAAGAAGATTAAAACAAGCCATGGACTGGAGAAAGTACTTGTAAAACACATATCTAATCAATTATTTACCTAGGAtagataaaaacattttcaataaaaaagacaaattccatttttctctaagatttttcTTTAGTAACTCTTTAGATCTTTTTTCTCATTATCCCGTGATATCAGTGGCACAGCAGAGAGAATGTTGCTAAGACAGGCTAtcatctcaaaatgaaaaatctagAGACTAACTTAAATTTTATCTATGGAGCTAGAAATATTTAGTCTATTTAGATATATTTAGGAATATTTATTAAGCTATGCCCACTGCACATACACGCACAAAAAGATAATGATTCGGTCATAAGCTTATGAAAAGAGTCTCAGCATGTTCAGTCATTAGAGAATGCTaatgaaaatcacaatgaggtgaggcacctcggtggctcagtcggttaagggtctgactggttcaggtcatgatctcagggtcctgggctaaAGCCCCACATccaaagggctccctgctcagcagggagtctgtttctccctcgccCCTTCTCaccacctgtgctctctttctctctctctcaaataaataacaaaatctttaaaaaaatcacagagagaTTTATCTACACACCAGCTACGACAGATGAAATTAAAGATCGATTTTGCCGAGTACTGGTGATAATGTGGAACATCTGGAACTCTCACatgctgctgatgggaatgtaaaattgtagaGCCACTTAGAAAGTggtttgaaatttgttttaaaagttatccTTACACATAGCATAAGACCCAGCATTCCCACTCCTGGTACTTAACCCAAGAGCCATAAAAATGCTAGCTTGTGTGGGATTTCTACCCAAATTATCATAACAATATTTATTGTTCATAGCAGCCTAAAGTGTTGGACATGTggtttcttttcaaaaatgtgttAACATTGGGCTTTTATTCCTAAAACATAAAAGTTGTCTGGAACTGAGTAGTATCGCCTTCTTCATAAAGGGAAATGCCTCTTCATTCTGTTTCAGTCCTCACTAGTTTCTATTCTGTTTGTGATGTTTCTGGGCCTGttagtattttagttttttttttcccctctggctttTCAGATTGGGGTGATAAATATAATTTTGGCATCATGTTCCCTCTGTGCCACTGACATCCTCTTATGCTGCAAACAAGTTCAGTGAATTTCTGACATAGTTATATCCTCTTTTCCTGTCAGAACTTGGTGGCCTGTTTGCACGCACACACTCAAGCTGTTTACCAGTAtttcttggtttccttctcttctctgctcaTCTATAAATTTGTGGCTTTTCAACTTCCTCTGCATAGGTGAATATGAGTCCAATTGATGTGTCACTTACAGATGAAAGTATTAGCATTCTGGTGTTTACTcaccatcttttcattttcccgCATCATCTATTCTAAGAGCTTCGATTGAAATGTTAAGAGGCTCCATCACCTTCCCTTACTGATACTTATATGGTGCATAAATTCACCCTCCACCCTCTACCCACATTGTAAATGTAGCTGAGAGAGAAATTTTATGGTTAGTCCCTTGAGATTTGGGGGCTATTTGTTACCGTAGCATAAATTAGCCTAAACTAATTTGTACAACAATGAGATGAGGCAGATTCTTGGTGCGATCCTCAGAGTAAATTAAGTAGGTCACCTGCAAGAACTAAACTCACAATGAATGACATGtaataaaacattacaaataaaattgagttgctgttttcaacatttctctaTCATCAGTGTAACAATGGAAGTTTGACCCACAGGATCATGGGTGATGTTTCTGGTGGTTACGggattgaagaagaagaagagaatccCTTGGAAGCCAGACTGGTTTAAGTGGAGACCCACTGTAAAAAGATcctcttgaagagatatttaggGGTCATCATTACAGGCTATAATTAAtcataattaattatattatatttgaattttaagataTGGAACTACTCATAATATGATTGGTTGaaaatttagttttttgtttgtctagtTTAGAATCCAGATTCTGCCACAGGCTAACTGTGATTTGGAACATTACACTtgacttctctatttttctatttctgtatctgCATGAtgtagaaaatactgaaaatggcTTTATATATCTATTCTATGGATTAAATGGTCTTCATCTATGTAAATCACTTAGTATGGTACCCCATATAGagcttctgtcaaataaatgcaGCACTTTAATTATGATGTTTTTGAACTTAAAATTAGGATATAGAGCTACTATCGGGCAGTGTGAAATTTAGCGGGGTGTTTCATACATTTCTATCAGGTATTGTGAGAAAGTAATGACTAATAAAATCTAAGTACTTATGGAGAAAATTCTACCAGGAACTTTACTAATTGCTTTATTCAcatcattgtatttaatttttaaaccctCAAAATGAAACTCCATTTTATTCCCctatttacaaatgaggaaatttaaTTCAAACAGTTCAAATCACAGAAAAGTCCCACACATATTGAGTTAAATAGCTAGAATTTGGACTTAACTATATCTGATTCAGTCATCCAACTTCAAATTACAGACTTAGTTCTTGCAAGTACCACCTTTTCACTGTGTGGCTTCAATCAAGTTACATAAATTCTCTCAACTTCTTAATTTatataatgagaataataatactaATGAATTCACAGAATTGTCATGAAGATCACCACTAATTATTATTATGGAATGGCTTCTGAACTACCTTGAAGAATTAAGAACTAGGTCAGTAAAAAATATCCTTGTCCATTTTCATGATTCCACTGAATTGAGTACTTTCAAAGATAGAtacataaaaaaatggaagagaacacAATAAATCTAGTGAATtggttaaaaactgaaaaataaatgatataaatgatgCCACCCATCACCTTATATACTTATCACTTAGTTCTAATACAGGGACCTGTCTTAAATCCTTGGCTGACTGGTAATTATCCAAGACTCTGGTTTATGAAGATACTCATTCTGGTTTGtgaaaaatcaaaaccatgtgGAAAAAGAAGTTGAATTTTGCAGACCCTGTCTAGGAAGTTTACCTcaagttttccttccctccctgccttcctgttGATCACAAGCATGTCTACTAATGTCTACTACTGAGTGATTCATGTTAACCAAAGCTATTACAAAagttaaggaaggcacgtgatgtgatgagcactgggtgttacatgcaactaatgtatcactgaacattatatcaaaaactaatgatgtactatatgctggataattgaatttcaattaaaaaaagtaaaggctTTTTTTTTGAGTCGTTTCCTACTGAAACTATTTTTGGGTCATTGTTTTTTGAAGCCATtggctaattaaaaataaaatggtttcttaaagtcaattttttttactttatatatttgttgTGTGGATTAAATTATCTTAATCTATGTAAATCACTTAGTAAGCTACTAGTTGCAAGTTATCTCTGCTTCATGACACACATTCAATGAATACTTAATATCAGcacagtatgtttttaaaattttttattgcaaAAGCTTTGAATATGCACAAAACCAACATTATATTTAAACTCCATCTACCCATCATCTAGTTTCTATAATTGGCAACGTTATGCTGTTCTTCTATCTCCCACACTCCATATACTCACTCTTTTGTGTCCTCACAAAATGTGTCACAAATATGTATCACTAAATTTTGTGTATTTGGAAATACAAACCTCCCTAGGACCCATTCTACCTATTTCCAAGGGGAAAAACAAGTGAATCAAGTATTTAAGGTTTGAATAGTCAGTGTCCTCACCAGGGTAAAGCCTGGGGACTGTGCCTCCTTCTATAAGCTTACATTCAAGAAATGACATTCTGTATTTTCAGGGAGAAAGGGTGaggctatttttcttttctccatctacTAAAGCTCACAACTTTCTCATAAACAATAATAAAGTATGGATTTTTTCCCATTTGCTGGACTAATATCCAGGCAATAAGGTCTGATCCAAATTCCTATGTTCTTAGGGTATTACCTGTCTGGATTACACCCCACGCTTCTTTCTAGGCAGTGTACGAACAATGCTATTGTGAATTTCCTTGGTTTTCATACTATAGACAATGGGGTTGACCACAGGTGGGAAGAAGAGGTAGGCATTGGCCATGACAGTCTGGAGAAGTGGAGGTAAGTGCCATCCAAAGTGATGCAGCAAGGAGAGGCTGATCATAGGCACACAATACACAAGAACAGCACAGATGTGTGACACACATATGTTGAGTACCCCCCACTGCCCAGCCCCAGAAGCTATTCCTGGTACCATGTGATGAATCAACACATAAGAAACCACAATGAGCAATGAGTCCAGCCCAAATGTGGAGGTAACGACAAACAGACCCAGGATGCTATTGGGGTGGGTGTCTCCACAGGGCAATTTGATTAGATCTGAACAGAGACAGTATGTTGAATTTACAGATTGTTTTGGAGTCAAATTATTGCAATGAACAATATGCAATGAACATTTCCTACATTTatttcaaacacacatacatttttgcttactaattcatttaatttaatttatttttttattttttaagattttatttatttatttgagatagagagagtgggtgagagcaagaacatgagcagggggagagacaaagggggagggagaagcagacgccttgctgagcagggagctctgatgcagggctggatcccaggaccctgggatcgtgacttgacctgaaagcagacacttaaccaactgagccacccaggcatcccttgtttACCATTATTAATGAcatcattttctatttaatttttccattcattatAGCTGCTGTAAAACATTATTGactttcccccagctttattgaggtataattgacaataAAAAATCGCTTATATTGGATGTGTGTAACTGATGACCCAATAGAggtatacattatgaaatattcaCCAAAACCAAGCCAATCAACATATCTGTCATTTCACGCCTGtaccattttcctattttttctcttttgtgatgaGAATATCCAAGACTAccctctcagcaaatttcaagtacacaatacagCATAAAAATTTATGGATTTGTATGCTGCTTTTGTGGAACTCCATTGACTTTCCTATGCTTTATAAAGACtaggaaaataagtaaataaataaataaaaatcaattgataaaatctagaatttgtttttttccttccccaatttttatatttttttaacttgtattaGCTAAAACCCCAATTATAATACGATATTCTGCAACAGTCTTAACACTGGGTCTACTAGTCTATTTAGCCTCTTCACACATTGGGATACATTTTCTTGATGCCCTATTCTTTATGTCACTGAGTTTCACCATGGCTGAGACCACTTAGGGCAGAGCAAAAACCATAAGAAGGAGAATTTATTCTTCTGACTATGTAGCCTCTCTAAATCTTCCTCTGGGGAAAGCTATTGCTCAGCTACCCAGATGACATATTCTTTAATTCTCTGGGTCTCAGAGTCTGATATTAAATTACTCAGCCTCCTCCTCTTATGAAAGACTGTTCTCACTTTAACAATCTCTTAGTGCCCTGTTTGTTTAATTGCATCTGCAAGAGTATGTCAGTTTTCTTTAAGTTCCTCCAGAGCTCTCCATTTCTATCTTGTGTGGTATTCTATCTTTCTTAGTCATTGTTACCCAGCTGAAGATTTAGTGGTCAGGAGACAGTAGGATACAGAGCATCACCTTCAAAATTTCCGGGTCAATAGCTGAGTAATGGTGCCTCCAGCAGCTAAGCACAGACAGAGGTCTCCTAACTCCTTCAGCATCTACACATCCCTGAGCCCTCAACCTGGAAGTTTCTTAAAATTAAGGCTGtcaagaaccatgagagactatggactctgagaaacaaactgagggttctagaggggagaggggtggggggatgggttagcctggtgatgggtattaaagagagcatgtattgaatggagcactgggtgttatacgcaaccaacgaatcatggaacactacatcaaaaactaatgatgtaatgtatggtgtttaacataacataataaaaataataatgatgataaaaaaattaaggctGTCAATTCAATCATTGTTTATCCTATCATATTTCATACATTCTGGGTGGGAAATTGGCATTTTCTTAGCTCCCCACTGCCAAAATCAATCATTAAAAAGTCTTCTTCTCTAAGGCTCACTTAAACCACTcatttaagcaaatattttgtCAGCATATTATAATCTATTTACTCTCCAACTCCCCTTTGTTCCTTGGAGAATTTGTCTCTGAACGAGAATCTTATTTGCTGAAACTTTTTGTCAACATTTTATGTGACTTCCATATCAATGATGATGACCCATTCCGACCATTTTTCTACGACTTATTGTTAGCAAGGCTAGGTTCAGTTTGGTGGGTTGGGTTATTTAGAGTTTCTGTTCATAAAAATTACcatcatcatcaaaataaaacttatatttattaaatgccaagTACATCATATgtcatatttcatttaattatcaaTCCAacaaagaagatattaaaataattcaattttatcAGTCAAAAACCAATAGTTACATAACAGGACATTTTTATACAGTTAGTGTAGGACAGGCAAATAAGGATTtctaatatcaaaatatttttaactccTAAAATAGATTCCCTTACTGAAATTCAAGTGAATATAGCATATATTTCAATCCAAGATAATTATCCAGGATTCCAAGGGTCAGATTTCACATTCTCACAACATGTGATATGCCTTGAAAAGGAGAGattgtaaaaatatttactttttttttcagattgtgaGAATTTCTTCTTGAATGAAGAAATTACGATACAGTCTGGAGACAAATTGTAGAAAACTATATTTGGTGTGATAAGATGATAAGAGCCTTTTTATGTAAGATTACATGTAAACATCCTATTTAATCTTttgctgccttttaattttggcTTGGGAAtggcatttttaatcttttactttCTCCCTCAGTGAAGTCTCTATTGATACCAGGATGCTTTATTGATGATTTGGGCCTGAAGTCCCCAAAATATATGGAAGAAAGTGTTAACTTTTACGGTGCCTACATTGTCTCAGATGGGttcatttgatttattatttgttttaattcagtATTATCTGTTCATACAATAAACCTATACTCTGTACCTATTCCACTGAGTAGACTTTATATAAATGAGTcagaaaatatctcattttagAACTCACATTTTAATTTGAGAAAACAGTGCAGATAATTATAGTTTAATAGCTTCATGCTACTGGCCCAAGTGTTTCCTGATTGCAGTGGGAGTGTTTCATATTTCAGCAAAATTTCAACTGTCTTTACAAAAGCTCAGCAACTCACCATTTTCACTTCCCAGCTCTACCAAGAAAGTTCCATTTGGGTTCAACCCTAAAATATATACTTCTTTACTCAGAGTTCTCTTATTTGCTTAAGAATAAGTTATAATGCAAGATAATAGCATGTCTAAGAGAATTGAGAATATCATTATTGTTTCAAAGTCTGAGTGCTTTAGGACAATGCATTGGTAACTTTGGCATTTACTGTCCTTTTAAGTGTTAAGGATTATTTATGGATTTCATTTATTCCCATCACTCATtcaaatagtgtgtgtgtgtgtgtgtgtgtgtgtgtgttttcttgagAAATATCCAGCATTAGGCATTAATTGATgcaggagaaaagcaaaattacTCGGTTGAATCTGTTTGGTTTTGACCCCATAAATGATGGGGTTTAGCATAGGGGGCACCACCACATAGAGGTTGGCTACTAGGATGTGGACATGGTGAGGGATGGTTTTCCCCCCAAAACGATgggcaaaaaatgaaaagaatgctgGGGCAAAGAACATAAGGATGACACAGATGTGGGAAGCACATGTGTTGAGGGCCTTGAATCTGGCAGCCCAGGAAGGTATCTGAAACACTGTGCAAAGGATCATGGTGTACGACATAATGATGAACACAATATCCAGTCCTGTAGACAGTAGGGCCACAGTCAGACCATAGATGATGTTGACCCTGATACTATCACATGCCAATCTGGTAATGCCCATGTGCTCATAGTAGGAATGAGGAATGATGTTTCTCCCACAATACCTAAGTCGGTGTACCAGGAAGATGAATGGAAGGCAGATGATAAAGCTCCTGACCACAGCTGTTATGCCAATCTTCCCAGTGACTGAAGAGGTTAAGATTGTGGAGTATCTCAGTGGGTgacagatggccacatagcggtcaAATGCCATGGCCAGGAGAATAGCAGATTCTGCCACAAAGATGAAATGTACGAAGAACATCTGGGACACACAGCAACCAAACAATTTATCCATGGACTGGAACCAGAAGATGGCCAGCATCTTGGGGGCTGTGGCTGTGGAGAGAAGCACATCTGCCGAGGCCAGCATGGAAAGGAAGATATACATGGGCTCATGGGGACTGCGCTCAGTCACAATCACGAAGATCAAGAAGGCATTGCCTTGGAGAGCCAAAACATACATAGAACAGATAGGGATGGAGATCCAAGTGTGCGAATCTTCCAGTCCTGTGATTCCAGTCAGGACATACCACATATCCTGAGGACTGGTGTGATTATAAGAGGAAGGAGGAATCTGTGGCAGAATATTCCACACCTAGTACCTTGAATAAAAACCGCAGGGCTGACTGAGGATTAAGGAGCACCACTTTAGGGTAAATTATGTCtgatcagatttttttccctcaatatGTTCTTCTCCATGGAAGGACAAGGAGATGTATTAACTAGCCTAAAATTGTACTCTGACTCTTTCCATGGAAGAATTAACacatatcttgaaaaaaaaaatgttaacatttaataAGTGCTTAGTATGTCTCATAGTACTTTCCAAATATAGCTCATTAAATCTTCACAATAGATTGTTGAAAAGACCTTTACAATAATCCTTCACATGGATATTGTTATTATTCCTATAGATAAAAAACTCCCACAGACTTTCAGCTTCTTGATCTAGATCCCATTGGATTCAGAGTCAAACAGCGTAAATTTGAAAGCTCTGGTCTTAGTCACCATCCAATACTGCCTATAGAAATAAAACTAGATACAAAAACATGTCATCAAAATTTTCACTGATGACGTCCCTGAGTAAAATAGATACATGTGAAATTGGTCATACTGCttatggcagagagagggaattaTTTTACCAAAATAGATTCCAGGCATTATATATACATAGGCCCTCTTCAGCATTGATTGACCACTGAACTGATGCTAAGGCCTATGCTGGGCATTGAGGATCCACAGATGAATTAATTGAGTCTGGTCTGCTAATCAACATGTTTCTTAAAATTATAGGATGAACATTAAAAACCTAAAGTATATACAATGTCAAACTCAGATTCTTAAATGGATATGCCCTGCATGCGGTGAGGAAAACTATTCTTTCCCTTTTGGATCACTGATTAAAAATTAGacaacatatttattatttcaaaatacccCACAGCAGCAAATACTAATGTTTCACATTTTGAGGTAGAGGTCCTTCAATAAAAGGGAGGGAGGGTAATTTATTGGTTACTCTTTTTCTGTAGTTCCAAAAGAATATGGATAAAATCAGGAGAGAATGTGGGTGAAAAGCTGGCTAGGAGATGTAACATGTGAGTGGGATATGTGCGTGAGGGGGTGTATACAtattaacacacacatataaatgagGGTAGAGACATGGATCCAAAAAAGTGGATGACAAGTGACTTCCATCCTCCCCCAAAACCCCATTCTCAAATAA from Zalophus californianus isolate mZalCal1 chromosome 11, mZalCal1.pri.v2, whole genome shotgun sequence harbors:
- the LOC113914895 gene encoding LOW QUALITY PROTEIN: olfactory receptor 52Z1-like (The sequence of the model RefSeq protein was modified relative to this genomic sequence to represent the inferred CDS: inserted 2 bases in 1 codon), coding for MWYVLTGITGLEDSHTWISIPICSMYVLALQGNAFLIFVIVTERSPHEPMYIFLSMLASADVLLSTATAPKMLAIFWFQSMDKLFGCCVSQMFFVHFIFVAESAILLAMAFDRYVAICHPLRYSTILTSSVTGKIGITAVVRSFIICLPFIFLVHRLRYCGRNIIPHSYYEHMGITRLACDSIRVNIIYGLTVALLSTGLDIVFIIMSYTMILCTVFQIPSWAARFKALNTCASHICVILMFFAPAFFSFFAHRFGGKTIPHHVHILVANLYVVVPPMLNPIIYGVKTKQIXNRVILLFSCIN